TATTGGTCATATTTTCAACGCAGGTGTTAGGATTCTTTGATGGGATATTGGTGGCCATCGAGGGACAATATAGGGGCACGGCACCTGCGTTACTTCCATTGCAAATGCAGGATATTCCATTAGAGGAAGATGTAAGCCTCTTTGATGCCGCAAGTTCCGCAATGACGCTTTTGTATGAGGCATTGGTAACACCACTATATGGTTTCAAAATATTGGCTTTTATCCTAAGTACCATCCTCTGGATATTGGATTTGTTCATCTATCCGTTATTCTTGGCAGAGCGTTTTTTCCTTTTGGGGATAATGCAAGCGTTCTTCCCGTTGGTCATTAGTTTAGCGGTTTTTGAAAAGTTCCGTTCGCTCGCCTATACTTTCTTTAAACTCTATGCTGCCGTTTATATGCTCGTGCCGGCATTTTTCTTGGTCAATGTGTTTATCAATGCTATTTATACTGAAATCAACACCAATTTCTGGGTCAACCTGTTTGGAACAGATACAGGTCAAGGCTTTTTTGCACCTGTCGTTCAATTGGGCTCTGTTGGCTTTATCGTCTTCCTGAAATTCAAATTGTACAGACGTGCCACATCCTTTACGCTCAGACTCTTTACCAACTAATTCAATTCAAAATGAAAACACCCTACAAAAATATCTATAACGTCCTAAAATTAAATCGGTTTATCGTTTTGGCAGTCGTCGTCTGTGCGTTGCTGTCCAGCACCTTTTCAGTTTGGATGGTATTCAACAACAATCAAAAGGCGCTCAATAGTGCTTTTGCGATAAATACCGATGGTAGTATTATTCCGCTGAAGCTCGTTACCCAAAAAGAGAATTTCAGGGTGGAAGCTTTGGCACATCTGGAATTGTTCCACAACTACTTCTACAACATCGATGCGAGCAATTATGAACGGAATTTGGAAAAGGCGCTTTGGTTGGGCAATAGTTCTGTGGATAATCTGTACCGTCAGAAAAAAGCGGATGGCGTTTATAACAGATTGCTTCAATATTCATTGGTGCAAAAGGTATTGAGTATTGATTCAAAAATTTCAGAAAGCAACGGTACGTACAGTTTCACTACCAAGACCATTTTTGAAATAAATAGAGGTTCTATCATCGACACCTACGAATTGGTTTCCACCGGAAACCTAATTATGGTGGACCGAAACTTTCCCAACAATCCGCACGGATTGTTGATTACAAACTATTTCGAGAACACTTTAAAAAAACTGAATGATGAAAGTTGAGAAAAATAAAATAGTATTTGCAGCGGTATTGGCCGTGATTTTCATATTCCTCATTTCCTATTCCGTAATGGTAATGGGTGATGATGACAGCGAGAACGAAAGCCTACAACAGACTTTAGTCCCTGATTTGGAAGAAAACCAGAAGGAATACGAGTCCAAGCTCGATGCAATTAACGACCTCAAAGAAGTGCGTGAAACCAACGCGCCCAGTATCTATGATGAAAAGCTAATTGATTCCCTGGGCTTTTACGACCCAGATTTACCGGAACGTGAAAAAGAACGCATTGTTGACAGTATCTATGATGCTGGCAAGATTAAGTATTCCGAAAAGCGGTATCAAAATTTGAGGCAAAGGCGAGCTGTTCAAAAAACAGTACCAAATGTGGATTCAGCCGAAGTTAAAAGAGAACAAAAAATTGAAGCTAAGGAACTTGGTTTGGAACATCAACTGTTCTTTGCTGCCGATCCTAAGCCCAATGAAGTTTCAATTATCGGCAATACAGACGAAACGATTTATGTAGTCGTGGATGGCGACCAAATTGTTCAGGCAAATACCCGATTACGGATGCGCCTTACCAAAGCTGCTACAATAAATGGCAAACTGATGCCAAAGAACACACCGATTTTTGGGTTTATCAGCTTTCAGCCCAATCGTGCATTGATTGAGATTGAAAACATAAAGCACCATCCCACTAAACTCAAAGCATTCGATTTACAAGACGGTAGCGAGGGCATCTATGTTGAGAACAACTTTAGGGAAGAAGCTACGAGAGAGGTGCTCGATGATGTTATTGGTGATATAAATATCCCGAGTGTCCCACAAGTTGGCGGACTTACACAAGTATTCAGGCGCTCTAACCGAAGGGTAAAAGTAACCGTACTGAACAATTACAGATTAATTCTAAAACCCAAGTTATGAAAGTGACAATTTCCATATTAACCGTATTTATTTTCGCTTTCGCGAAAGCGCAAACAACTATAAAATTAGATACCATATATGCCAACGATACCAAGAATGTTGCACTATTCTTCCCAGAACCTATTCGGCAAGGCATAACTGGTTCAGATAATTTTGTCTTTACCTACAATCGTGAAAAAGAACAGTATTTTGGCTTGTTACAAGCCAAGCCTGGAAAGGAAAGTAATTTACTGGTAGTCAACCGAAATGGCTCAATTTTTTCGTATATTGTAAGGTATAAAAAACAGCTTTCTAAGCTCAATTATTTCATTCCGGCATCCAATAGTATCGGGAATGAAAAGCCGATTGTAACTGATTCAATTCCTGCTGAATCCTCTGAAGAACGTGTAGATAACAGAACCTATTATTACCAAAAATTCTGCTCGTATCTGCTCAATAGAAAACAGCGTATAGGTCGAATCAAAAAGCGAAATGAAGGCATTGTTTTGAGTGTTGAGAATATCGTTTTTGATAAAGAAGAGCTCTATTTCGTTATCCAAATTGAGAATAATTCTACCTTGGATTACGATTTGAATTTCCTGAACCTTTCGATTGAAACGCGACAAAAAGGAAAAAGAAAATCGTTACAACGTCTGTATCAAGAGCCGATTTACAAACATAATCTGCCTTCAAAAATTGTAGAAGGTCAAACGGTACGGTTCGTTTATATTTTGCCCAAGTTTTCATTATCCAATGACCGCAGGGCAGTTTTAGAACTGAATGAAAAGGATGGCGAACGGAATATTGAAATGAAACTATCGCACAGATATATTAATAACCCAAATTAAAGTCATTATGAAAAATTTTATAATTTTCACACTCGTGCTACTATTTTTTTCGTGCGCCGATTCTAAAACTAAAGTTTCAGGACCAAGTGCCACAGCCCAAGTTGTTATCGAAAGTTTCTATGAAAAGGATGAAGAAACCTTAAAAGCCAACTCTACACCACAGGCGTATTCTAACTATATGAATACCATAAATATGTTCAACGCTACGCCAAAAGATGATTCCAATTTTGCTGTTTTGCAGGACACGATTATGGGCGACGTGGCTTGGGTAAAATATACCACAGCTTATGACAAAACGCCTGGTATTTTCAAACTGGTCAAGCAGGATGGAAAGTGGTTGGCAGATGCGAGAGGTTCAAAGGATAAATCGCCTTTTTGATTTCCTCTAAATTACTTTGGTCTTCTTAAGGTAACTTTTATCCATTTTCATCCATTCGACAATTTCATTATTACGATATGAATTCATACCTATATTATCTTTTCCATTTCGAGCAGCATCGGTCAGTTTAAGAAATGTAAATTCAGGATTATGTAAATGCTCAATGTAATATGAAAGTAATAATTTCTTATCTGGGTTTGCTTTATCTAATACGTCATCATTAATATGTTTATCTAACTTGTGCCAAGAGGCTTCATCAGTTAAGTTCTTGATGTATTGAGTTTTCTTTTCTGATGAAAAATAGATTGTCTCTTCTGCCGATATTGCTTGCAAAAGATTAAGGTTATGAATATCATAATCATCGGTTAGAGACAACAAACCCTCATTTTCAAAATTTACTCTATACGCCCATTTATCATAATAAATTAAATATAACTTCGGCGAAATTGGGAAGAAAATTATCAATCCGGTACTCAATAGACCACCATTATTAGGGAATCTTTTTCGGGATAATTGGATAGGATTAAATTGCACAAATGGATTATCCGAAATTATAAATTCTGTTGCTGTTTCATTTTTTATCAAGCCTAAACTCAAATCGGCGGTTATGACCCAATTATCCATATTATAGGCTAAGTTAAATGCAGCTGGTTCTGGATGTGATACTCTACATTTTGAAAAATCTATTTTGCTTAAAGTTTTATCAAATTGAGCAATTTTCTGAATACCAGAATTTATTTTTTCTTCTGTATTTGCCACGGATGCTTTTGTTCTAAAAGCATACATCATCACAAAATGAAGTAAAAAGGAATAATCCTTCGTTCCTACTTTTGGAAGGGTATTGTAATTTTTAATCTGATTGATAACCTTGGAAGCCGTATTTTCACTATGTGCTAAATAATCCTCGAAAACTGCATCTTCCCCGTAAAAGTATTTTTGTTGAGCCTGAGATTTGATTGGGGCATTTTTAACAAATTTACCCGTACCTTTTTGATGTAGATGGATTGATTTTGAGTTCGTTGCAACTGCGAAGTTTCTTAGTAAGAATTGGGATATGTAATGCTGTCTTTTTTTATTGGCCACTTCTGTCTTTAGTTTTTGTCTTCTATCCTAACTTCCCAATAACCCCTTGTTCCGCCTTGACGCTCTATATATCCAGCATCCTTTAAGTTGTTTAGATGCTTCTGAATTGCGGATTCATTTATATGTAGGACTTCTGCTATTCCTGAACGGCTTATGCGGTTATTTTCGGCAATCAATTTCAGTACTTGCTTTTGCCTAAGAGTTAATTCTGAAATAGCATCTATGGTTTTTTCGATTTGACCACCTATTTGACCACCTTTTAGACCACCCATTACACCACCTATTTGACCACCTTCTTCAAGAGTAGTTTCTTTAACCATAAACTTCATTCTGAGAAAGTTATCGGAAAAACCAAAACTCTCTTTGCCATAATGCTCCAAAATACGAGGGATGCCAGAACCTAACTGTTCCACCAGTTCCAAATCCTTAAAAATTCGCATCAGTTCTTTGTTCCGTGGGACTGAAAAACCTTCAAAAAATTCTTGTTTACTCAAACCTTCAGGCAAACCGCCAGCCGACGTGATTTCGATTCTATCCGTAAAGATTTCAAACTTTGGGGTAATCTCATTGGTATAGTCATTATGCACAAAGGCATTGATTATTGCCTCACGCAAAGCGATGGGATGCCAAAGGTTGGCTTGTTGTCGCTCTTTGGCTGTGATTTTCGTCGCGGTTCTGTTCTCGACCGCAATTTTATCTATCACTTGTTTAGTAGCCTTTACTAAACATTCGTGGCCATATTCATTGCTTTCTATTAAGTCAGTACGGGTCTTGCCTGAATATTTGGCAACTTTTATAGAGGTATTGTTTTTGTCGGCCAATAAATAGCCGGCGTAATTGAATGCGCCATCTTCAGTAAGCAGTTCCAGATTTTTCGCAAAGGCAGTACCAAGAGTGTAGCCAGCTTCCTCATAGTAGATTTTCAACTGGCTAAAGCTTAAATCTTGTCGCCCTGCTTTAATCTTACTGATGGAATTTCGAGTACGTTTAGCAAACAGCTCGTCTATCATCTTTTGCGGCATCGGTTCAGCTGCTGAGCCCAAACGTATAAAACAGCCCTTTTCGCTCATCCCATATTTTTTGAGATGATAGGGTTTTTCAGGACCGCTGGCTACAATAATTTTTAGGATGTCATTACCATCTCTTTCCTCGCTCACTATGTCAAATAAACCCA
This Rasiella rasia DNA region includes the following protein-coding sequences:
- a CDS encoding DUF4138 domain-containing protein, which encodes MKVTISILTVFIFAFAKAQTTIKLDTIYANDTKNVALFFPEPIRQGITGSDNFVFTYNREKEQYFGLLQAKPGKESNLLVVNRNGSIFSYIVRYKKQLSKLNYFIPASNSIGNEKPIVTDSIPAESSEERVDNRTYYYQKFCSYLLNRKQRIGRIKKRNEGIVLSVENIVFDKEELYFVIQIENNSTLDYDLNFLNLSIETRQKGKRKSLQRLYQEPIYKHNLPSKIVEGQTVRFVYILPKFSLSNDRRAVLELNEKDGERNIEMKLSHRYINNPN
- a CDS encoding RNA-binding domain-containing protein, which produces MPETNRIEYKRELSDGLEKEVIAFLNYREGGILYIGVDKDGNTYGLADADNDQLKIKDRLKNNIRPSALGLFDIVSEERDGNDILKIIVASGPEKPYHLKKYGMSEKGCFIRLGSAAEPMPQKMIDELFAKRTRNSISKIKAGRQDLSFSQLKIYYEEAGYTLGTAFAKNLELLTEDGAFNYAGYLLADKNNTSIKVAKYSGKTRTDLIESNEYGHECLVKATKQVIDKIAVENRTATKITAKERQQANLWHPIALREAIINAFVHNDYTNEITPKFEIFTDRIEITSAGGLPEGLSKQEFFEGFSVPRNKELMRIFKDLELVEQLGSGIPRILEHYGKESFGFSDNFLRMKFMVKETTLEEGGQIGGVMGGLKGGQIGGQIEKTIDAISELTLRQKQVLKLIAENNRISRSGIAEVLHINESAIQKHLNNLKDAGYIERQGGTRGYWEVRIEDKN
- a CDS encoding conjugal transfer protein TraK, producing the protein MKTPYKNIYNVLKLNRFIVLAVVVCALLSSTFSVWMVFNNNQKALNSAFAINTDGSIIPLKLVTQKENFRVEALAHLELFHNYFYNIDASNYERNLEKALWLGNSSVDNLYRQKKADGVYNRLLQYSLVQKVLSIDSKISESNGTYSFTTKTIFEINRGSIIDTYELVSTGNLIMVDRNFPNNPHGLLITNYFENTLKKLNDES
- the traM gene encoding conjugative transposon protein TraM; translated protein: MKVEKNKIVFAAVLAVIFIFLISYSVMVMGDDDSENESLQQTLVPDLEENQKEYESKLDAINDLKEVRETNAPSIYDEKLIDSLGFYDPDLPEREKERIVDSIYDAGKIKYSEKRYQNLRQRRAVQKTVPNVDSAEVKREQKIEAKELGLEHQLFFAADPKPNEVSIIGNTDETIYVVVDGDQIVQANTRLRMRLTKAATINGKLMPKNTPIFGFISFQPNRALIEIENIKHHPTKLKAFDLQDGSEGIYVENNFREEATREVLDDVIGDINIPSVPQVGGLTQVFRRSNRRVKVTVLNNYRLILKPKL
- a CDS encoding DUF4238 domain-containing protein translates to MANKKRQHYISQFLLRNFAVATNSKSIHLHQKGTGKFVKNAPIKSQAQQKYFYGEDAVFEDYLAHSENTASKVINQIKNYNTLPKVGTKDYSFLLHFVMMYAFRTKASVANTEEKINSGIQKIAQFDKTLSKIDFSKCRVSHPEPAAFNLAYNMDNWVITADLSLGLIKNETATEFIISDNPFVQFNPIQLSRKRFPNNGGLLSTGLIIFFPISPKLYLIYYDKWAYRVNFENEGLLSLTDDYDIHNLNLLQAISAEETIYFSSEKKTQYIKNLTDEASWHKLDKHINDDVLDKANPDKKLLLSYYIEHLHNPEFTFLKLTDAARNGKDNIGMNSYRNNEIVEWMKMDKSYLKKTKVI